A window of Ictidomys tridecemlineatus isolate mIctTri1 chromosome 15, mIctTri1.hap1, whole genome shotgun sequence contains these coding sequences:
- the LOC101962223 gene encoding sulfotransferase 2A1 isoform X3, translated as MTDGYLWFEGLPFPSIDYSYEGLKEACTKFVIKDEDTVMVSYPKSGTHWLIEILCLIHSKGDTTWIRSVSIWDRAPWLEIDTGYKLLKEREGPRFLTSHLPFHLFPKSFFTSKAKVIYIMRNPKDVLVSGYYYWTTTKFSKKPESLEQYFQWFLQGYVPYGSWFEHIRGWMSMRDRENVLLLSYEELQKDPRSTIEEICQFLGKKLNPEELDSVLKNSSFHVMKENKMSNLETLPETYVDKDFKITRKGQHSGEEQER; from the exons ATGACAGATGGCTACCTGTGGTTTGAAGGGTTACCTTTCCCTTCTATTGATTACAGCTATGAAGGCCTAAAAGAAGCATGTACTAAATTTGTGATAAAGGACGAAGATACAGTAATGGTGTCATACCCTAAGTCAG GAACCCACTGGTTGATTGAAATTCTCTGCCTGATCCACTCCAAAGGCGATACCACATGGATTCGATCTGTGTCCATCTGGGATCGTGCACCCTGGTTAGAGATAGATACAGGATACAAATTgttaaaggagagagagggccCACGGTTCCTGACCTCTCACCTCCCCTTCCATCTCTTCCCTAAGTCTTTTTTCACTTCCAAGGCCAAG GTGATATATATCATGAGAAATCCCAAAGATGTCCTCGTGTCAGGTTACTATTATTGGACTACAACAAAATTTTCTAAGAAACCAGAGTCACTGGAACAATATTTTCAGTGGTTCCTCCAAGGCTACG TGCCCTATGGATCATGGTTTGAGCACATTCGTGGCTGGATGTCCATGAGAGACAGGGAGAACGTCCTGCTGCTGAGTTATGAAGAGCTGCAGAAG GACCCAAGAAGCACCATAGAGGAGATCTGTCAATTCCTGGGAAAGAAGTTAAATCCAGAAGAACTGGACTCAGTCCTCAAGAATAGCTCCTTCCATGtcatgaaagaaaacaagatgTCCAATTTAGAAACGTTGCCTGAAACTTATGTTGATAAGGATTTCAAAATTACAAGAAAAG GACAGCACTCTGGGGAGGAGCAGGAAAGGTAA
- the LOC101962223 gene encoding sulfotransferase 2A1 isoform X1: MTDGYLWFEGLPFPSIDYSYEGLKEACTKFVIKDEDTVMVSYPKSGTHWLIEILCLIHSKGDTTWIRSVSIWDRAPWLEIDTGYKLLKEREGPRFLTSHLPFHLFPKSFFTSKAKVIYIMRNPKDVLVSGYYYWTTTKFSKKPESLEQYFQWFLQGYVPYGSWFEHIRGWMSMRDRENVLLLSYEELQKDPRSTIEEICQFLGKKLNPEELDSVLKNSSFHVMKENKMSNLETLPETYVDKDFKITRKGICGDWKNHLTVAQAEALDKLYQEKMLGFPKELFPWE; encoded by the exons ATGACAGATGGCTACCTGTGGTTTGAAGGGTTACCTTTCCCTTCTATTGATTACAGCTATGAAGGCCTAAAAGAAGCATGTACTAAATTTGTGATAAAGGACGAAGATACAGTAATGGTGTCATACCCTAAGTCAG GAACCCACTGGTTGATTGAAATTCTCTGCCTGATCCACTCCAAAGGCGATACCACATGGATTCGATCTGTGTCCATCTGGGATCGTGCACCCTGGTTAGAGATAGATACAGGATACAAATTgttaaaggagagagagggccCACGGTTCCTGACCTCTCACCTCCCCTTCCATCTCTTCCCTAAGTCTTTTTTCACTTCCAAGGCCAAG GTGATATATATCATGAGAAATCCCAAAGATGTCCTCGTGTCAGGTTACTATTATTGGACTACAACAAAATTTTCTAAGAAACCAGAGTCACTGGAACAATATTTTCAGTGGTTCCTCCAAGGCTACG TGCCCTATGGATCATGGTTTGAGCACATTCGTGGCTGGATGTCCATGAGAGACAGGGAGAACGTCCTGCTGCTGAGTTATGAAGAGCTGCAGAAG GACCCAAGAAGCACCATAGAGGAGATCTGTCAATTCCTGGGAAAGAAGTTAAATCCAGAAGAACTGGACTCAGTCCTCAAGAATAGCTCCTTCCATGtcatgaaagaaaacaagatgTCCAATTTAGAAACGTTGCCTGAAACTTATGTTGATAAGGATTTCAAAATTACAAGAAAAG GCATCTGTGGGGACTGGAAGAATCATCTCACAGTGGCCCAAGCTGAAGCTTTGGATAAATTATATCAAGAGAAGATGTTGGGTTTCCCCAAAGAGCTGTTCCCATGGGAGTAG